One region of Oryzias latipes chromosome 6, ASM223467v1 genomic DNA includes:
- the LOC101170839 gene encoding mortality factor 4-like protein 1 — MAPKQDPKPKFQEGERVLCFHGPLLYEAKCVKTNIKDKQIKYFIHYSGWNKNWDEWVPESRVLKYVDSNLQKQKELQRANQDHYVEGRMRGAVPNKKIPAASQKNDVKTKKNKQKTPGAGEGTSSGGDPTHPPRKKRARVDPTVESEETFINRVEVKVKIPEELKPWLVDDWDLITRQKQLVHLPAKKNVDGVLEDYANYKKSRGNSDSKEFAVNEVVAGIREYFNVMLGTQLLYKFERPQYADILANHPDTPMSQIYGASHLLRLFVRIGAMLAYTPLDEKSLSLLLSYLQDFLKYLVKNSASLFNASDYEVAPPEYHRKAV, encoded by the exons ATGGCGCCAAAACAGGACCCGAAACCTAAATTTCAAGAAG GTGAAAGAGTGCTGTGTTTTCATGGGCCATTGCTCTACGAAGCTAAG tgtgttaaaacaaacatcaagGACAAACAAATCAAATACTTCATTCATTACAGTGGCTGGAACAAAAA CTGGGACGAATGGGTTCCTGAAAGCCGAGTGCTGAAGTATGTGGACAGTaatcttcaaaaacaaaaagagcttCAGAGGGCTAATCA AGACCATTATGTAGAAGGAAGAATGAGGGGTGCTGTGCCGAATAAGAAAATACCTGCTGCATCGCAGAAAAAtgatgt aaaaaccaaaaagaacaaacagaaaa ctcctggagcaGGAGAGGGGACGAGTTCAGGAGGAGATCCAACGCATCCTCCACGAAAGAAGAGGGCGCGTGTTGACCCCACTGTGGAGAGC gaggaaACTTTTATTAATCGAGTGGAGGTGAAAGTAAAAATCCCAGAGGAGCTGAAACCCTGGCTTGTTGATGACTGGGACCTCATCACGCgacaaaaacaa CTTGTCCATCTACCAGCCAAAAAGAATGTTGATGGCGTTCTGGAAGATTATGCAAACTACAAGAAATCAAGAGGAAACTCCGACAGCAA GGAATTTGCTGTAAATGAAGTGGTGGCGGGTATCCGGGAATATTTCAATGTTATGCTGGGAACGCAGCTTCTCTACAAATTTGAAAGACCTCAGTATGCAGACATCCTGGCCAATCACCCTGACACTCCCATGTCTCAGATCTACGGCGCTTCTCACCTGCTCAGACTCTTTG TGAGAATTGGAGCCATGCTAGCCTACACTCCACTGGATGAGAAGAGCCTTTCTCTGCTGCTCAGTTATCTACAGGACTTTCTGAA GTATCTGGTGAAGAACTCTGCTTCACTCTTTAATGCCAGCGATTATGAAGTTGCCCCTCCTGAGTATCACAGAAAGGCCGTgtag